A window of the Apodemus sylvaticus chromosome 15, mApoSyl1.1, whole genome shotgun sequence genome harbors these coding sequences:
- the LOC127666128 gene encoding carbonyl reductase [NADPH] 3 isoform X2 translates to MLREPGTDGCGAEISTRLAWAPMGSLREIQDTRTSKLWHVGFGEGEGRVHHPQPLASDGRFGELVWNSLCRPGCPRTQKSTCLCLPSSGIKVDDPTPFDVQAEVTLKTNFFATRNVCTELLPIMKPHGRVVIISSLQGLKALENCSEDLQERFRCDALTEGDLVDLMKKFVEDTKNEVHEREGWPDSAYGVSKLGVTVLSRILARQLDEKRKADRILLNACCPGWVKTDMARDQGSRTVEEGAETPVYLALLPPDATEPHGQLIRDKVVQTW, encoded by the exons ATGCTGAGAGAACCGGGGACTGACGGCTGTGGAGCAGAAATCTCTACCCGGTTGGCCTGGGCACCCATGGGATCCTTGCGTGAGATCCAAGACACCCGCACTTCCAAACTTTGGCATGTGGGctttggggaaggggaggggcgaGTTCACCACCCCCAGCCACTCGCCTCGGATGGAAGGTTTGGCGaattggtctggaactcactctgtaggccaggctgtcctcgaactcagaaatccacctgcctctgcctcccaagttctgggatcaaag TGGATGATCCGACGCCCTTCGACGTTCAAGCTGAGGTGACACTGAAGACGAACTTTTTTGCCACTAGAAATGTCTGCACTGAGTTACTGCCCATAATGAAACCACATG GTAGAGTGGTAATCATCAGCAGTCTGCAGGGCTTAAAAGCCCTTGAGAACTGCAGCGAAGATCTCCAGGAAAGGTTCCGATGTGACGCACTTACCGAGGGGGACCTGGTCGACCTCATGAAAAAGTTTGTGGAGGACACAAAAAATGAAGTCCACGAGAGGGAAGGTTGGCCAGACTCAGCTTACGGGGTGTCCAAGCTGGGGGTGACAGTCCTTTCGAGAATCCTAGCCCGGCAGCTGGATGAGAAGAGGAAAGCGGACAGGATTCTGTTGAATGCCTGCTGCCCCGGGTGGGTGAAGACAGACATGGCGAGGGACCAGGGCTCCCGGACCGTGGAAGAAGGGGCCGAAACCCCCGTTTACTTGGCCCTCCTGCCTCCAGATGCCACTGAGCCTCATGGCCAGCTAATCCGTGACAAAGTTGTACAAACATGGTGA
- the LOC127666128 gene encoding carbonyl reductase [NADPH] 3 isoform X1, whose protein sequence is MSSCSRVALVTGANKGIGFAITRDLCRKFSGDVVLTARDEARGRAAVQQLQAEGLSPRFHQLDIDDLQSIRALRDFLRKEYGGLNVLVNNAGIAFRMDDPTPFDVQAEVTLKTNFFATRNVCTELLPIMKPHGRVVIISSLQGLKALENCSEDLQERFRCDALTEGDLVDLMKKFVEDTKNEVHEREGWPDSAYGVSKLGVTVLSRILARQLDEKRKADRILLNACCPGWVKTDMARDQGSRTVEEGAETPVYLALLPPDATEPHGQLIRDKVVQTW, encoded by the exons ATGTCGTCCTGCAGCCGCGTGGCCCTCGTTACCGGGGCTAACAAAGGCATCGGCTTTGCGATCACGCGTGACCTGTGTCGGAAATTCTCTGGGGATGTGGTGCTCACGGCGCGGGACGAGGCGCGGGGCCGCGCAGCGGTGCAGCAACTGCAGGCGGAGGGCCTGAGCCCACGCTTCCACCAACTGGACATCGACGACTTGCAGAGCATCCGCGCGTTGCGTGACTTTCTGCGCAAGGAGTACGGGGGACTTAACGTGCTGGTCAACAACGCAGGCATCGCCTTTAGAA TGGATGATCCGACGCCCTTCGACGTTCAAGCTGAGGTGACACTGAAGACGAACTTTTTTGCCACTAGAAATGTCTGCACTGAGTTACTGCCCATAATGAAACCACATG GTAGAGTGGTAATCATCAGCAGTCTGCAGGGCTTAAAAGCCCTTGAGAACTGCAGCGAAGATCTCCAGGAAAGGTTCCGATGTGACGCACTTACCGAGGGGGACCTGGTCGACCTCATGAAAAAGTTTGTGGAGGACACAAAAAATGAAGTCCACGAGAGGGAAGGTTGGCCAGACTCAGCTTACGGGGTGTCCAAGCTGGGGGTGACAGTCCTTTCGAGAATCCTAGCCCGGCAGCTGGATGAGAAGAGGAAAGCGGACAGGATTCTGTTGAATGCCTGCTGCCCCGGGTGGGTGAAGACAGACATGGCGAGGGACCAGGGCTCCCGGACCGTGGAAGAAGGGGCCGAAACCCCCGTTTACTTGGCCCTCCTGCCTCCAGATGCCACTGAGCCTCATGGCCAGCTAATCCGTGACAAAGTTGTACAAACATGGTGA